CGGTTTGCCAATATATTTGCAATTACAGGCGAAATATGAAGGCTTTCGGCCATTTTGCCTATATCCGCCTTATTACGCCTTAAAAGCCATTTCTTCATATAAGCCTCCCGCTTTATTCGTTTGCATAATCATAATAGTCCCTTGGATCTGGCAAGTCTTTCATTTTTTTTGAAAGCAGGTACCATATTGACCCGGAAAGGAATATTGAGGAATATCCGCCGCTTATTATGCCCACCATTATAGGAAGGGCGAATTCCTTAACCGATTCCACGCCTATAAAGTAAAGCGGCGCGATTGCCAAAAGCGTTGTTATGGACGTGTAAAGCGAACGGCGCATTGTCTGCATAACGCTTAAATCCACAACTTTCGGTATGCCCTCTTTTTTTATAAGCTCCTTATTTTCCCTTATCCTGTCAAATATAACTATCGTAGCGTTTATGGAATACCCCACGACAGTAAGCACTGCCGCTATAAACGCATTATTTACGGGTATCCTAAAAACCGCGTAAAAGCCGACCATAATCAAAACGTCATGGAAAAGCGCGATTATAGAGCTTATCCCCATCCTGAAATCGGCGAACCTTATGGATATATACAAAAGCATAACGGCGCATGCAATAGCCAATGCAATAACGGCGGCTTTCTGCATTTCACCGCTTACGGCGCCGCTTATATCGGAAACGCTTAATATGCTTTCTTCCGTCAAACCGAATTTATCCATAATCGCCTTTGACAGCTCAGTTCTTGTTTGTCCGTCCACAGACTGCATTTTTATCGAAACTTGGTTGGTCCCGATTATCTTCTGCACCTGCGGGCTTTTCTGCCCCGTAACGGATTTTATAACTTCCGCCACGTCGTCGTTATTAAATTCTTT
This genomic window from Anaerotignum faecicola contains:
- the secF gene encoding protein translocase subunit SecF; the protein is MKIKNIQIVENRMKFFAVSIICIAVGIGAMVINGVQSKGILNFDIDFTGGTAMTVDIGKEFNNDDVAEVIKSVTGQKSPQVQKIIGTNQVSIKMQSVDGQTRTELSKAIMDKFGLTEESILSVSDISGAVSGEMQKAAVIALAIACAVMLLYISIRFADFRMGISSIIALFHDVLIMVGFYAVFRIPVNNAFIAAVLTVVGYSINATIVIFDRIRENKELIKKEGIPKVVDLSVMQTMRRSLYTSITTLLAIAPLYFIGVESVKEFALPIMVGIISGGYSSIFLSGSIWYLLSKKMKDLPDPRDYYDYANE